The Parvibaculaceae bacterium PLY_AMNH_Bact1 genome window below encodes:
- a CDS encoding YcgN family cysteine cluster protein (Derived by automated computational analysis using gene prediction method: Protein Homology.), translating into MTEQPFWQTKKMTEMSREEWESLCDGCAKCCLIKLEDEDTGELEYTDIACSLLDCETCQCGDYPNRSVKVPDCVTLTPENVQQLKWMPSTCAYRLLANGEDLPWWHPLVSGEQESVHLAGMSVRGRTVSEDDVDPTDLEERIVTWPEQGK; encoded by the coding sequence TTGACCGAGCAACCCTTCTGGCAAACCAAAAAGATGACTGAGATGAGCCGGGAGGAATGGGAATCTCTCTGCGATGGGTGTGCAAAATGCTGCCTCATCAAGTTGGAGGACGAGGATACCGGCGAGCTGGAATATACCGACATTGCTTGTAGCCTCCTGGACTGCGAAACCTGCCAGTGCGGCGACTATCCCAATCGCTCAGTCAAAGTGCCCGACTGTGTCACGCTGACGCCAGAGAATGTGCAGCAGTTGAAATGGATGCCCTCGACCTGTGCCTACCGTCTGCTGGCAAATGGCGAAGACCTGCCTTGGTGGCACCCATTGGTGAGCGGGGAGCAGGAGTCTGTTCATCTAGCCGGCATGTCCGTTCGGGGCCGGACGGTGAGTGAGGATGATGTGGACCCTACTGACCTGGAAGAGCGCATCGTGACCTGGCCGGAGCAGGGAAAATAA
- a CDS encoding HK97 family phage prohead protease (Derived by automated computational analysis using gene prediction method: Protein Homology. GO_component: GO:0044423 - virion component [Evidence IEA]; GO_function: GO:0005198 - structural molecule activity [Evidence IEA]; GO_function: GO:0008233 - peptidase activity [Evidence IEA]; GO_process: GO:0019068 - virion assembly [Evidence IEA]), with amino-acid sequence MSKPTQQEKQRSTTCETKRAAFQVAEVDDAGAFEGYASLFGAEDLGHDLVQRGAFRASLAKRGADQVRMLFQHDPADPIGSWDEIREDSRGLYVRGRLTLDVARARDVHALMKAGALDGLSIGFHTVKAVRDAETGLRHLMELDLWEISIVTFPMQPGARVSAVKSVRLPTERELERWLSRDAGLSRSDARALIAGGYKAVKARRDAGFTSTELGALARTFRAAGAHFIH; translated from the coding sequence ATGAGCAAACCAACGCAACAGGAAAAGCAAAGAAGCACGACCTGTGAAACAAAACGGGCGGCCTTTCAGGTGGCTGAGGTGGATGACGCCGGAGCCTTCGAAGGCTATGCGAGCCTTTTCGGCGCTGAGGACTTAGGTCACGACCTCGTCCAGCGCGGCGCGTTTCGCGCAAGCCTTGCCAAACGGGGCGCTGATCAGGTGCGGATGCTCTTTCAGCATGACCCGGCAGACCCCATCGGGTCTTGGGACGAAATCCGCGAAGACAGCCGTGGCCTCTATGTGCGCGGCCGTCTTACCCTAGATGTCGCGCGGGCAAGAGATGTGCACGCCCTCATGAAAGCAGGCGCTTTGGACGGCCTCTCTATTGGCTTTCATACGGTAAAGGCCGTGCGCGATGCGGAAACCGGATTGCGCCATCTGATGGAACTGGATCTTTGGGAAATCTCTATCGTGACCTTTCCGATGCAGCCTGGGGCACGCGTAAGCGCGGTGAAATCCGTACGGCTGCCCACAGAACGAGAACTTGAACGCTGGCTTTCGCGGGATGCGGGACTTAGCAGATCAGACGCCCGCGCATTGATCGCGGGTGGCTACAAAGCGGTGAAGGCGCGGCGGGATGCTGGCTTCACCTCGACAGAGTTGGGAGCCCTGGCGCGGACATTCCGCGCAGCCGGCGCTCATTTCATTCACTAA
- a CDS encoding DUF1214 domain-containing protein (Derived by automated computational analysis using gene prediction method: Protein Homology.): MVSGLLKALGVLVGALIIGLGITWLSINAGLGTALQNGAWTTDPAIGSPTASPYARAAVARAGLLALNKSETVYFTAVHDDAGDPLTSKCSYRLDGKPLATRWWSITAYGADHYLIPNPANRYSQAMNTVTRDGENGFTISVNPGGKGTNGIPTGFDGTGEGEAFSLTLRLYNPDEETYSNLESLRLPTIVKESCS, from the coding sequence ATGGTTTCAGGACTTCTAAAAGCTCTGGGCGTTTTAGTCGGCGCTCTCATTATCGGATTGGGGATCACCTGGCTGTCGATCAATGCGGGTCTGGGGACCGCGCTGCAAAATGGCGCGTGGACAACCGACCCGGCCATCGGCAGTCCAACCGCAAGCCCCTATGCCCGCGCCGCGGTGGCACGTGCCGGATTGTTGGCGCTCAATAAAAGCGAGACGGTCTATTTCACCGCCGTGCACGATGATGCAGGCGACCCTCTGACAAGCAAATGCAGCTATCGTCTGGACGGTAAACCACTTGCCACCCGCTGGTGGAGCATCACGGCTTATGGGGCAGACCATTACCTGATCCCCAATCCTGCCAACCGATACAGCCAGGCCATGAACACAGTAACGCGCGACGGGGAAAATGGCTTCACGATTTCGGTGAACCCAGGCGGCAAGGGCACGAACGGTATTCCGACCGGCTTTGATGGCACCGGCGAAGGAGAAGCGTTCAGCCTCACGCTCCGGCTCTACAATCCGGATGAAGAGACCTATTCCAATCTTGAGAGCCTGCGTCTCCCGACCATTGTGAAGGAGAGCTGCTCATGA
- a CDS encoding terminase family protein (Derived by automated computational analysis using gene prediction method: Protein Homology.) — MTAQRPTTRSDRTWRAAWLASQPQKEIDAFLSELSPRELSFLAHDWRFWARASQWPPCGDWTTWLILGGRGAGKTRAGAEWIAGQVRAARAGHIALVGESYADAREVMVEGTSGLRALGPDHTKPRYEATRRRVLWPNGAVASLHSASDPEGLRGPQFDAAWSDEAGKWPDAEAAWSMLQFGLRLGESPRQVVTSTPRAVPLIRSLLADKNVAVTRATTYDNRANLADAFFSTVIKTYEGTRLGRQELNGELLEDDPDALWTRTLIERCRKTCAPDFERVVIGVDPPASSGDGADECGIVVAGLGGDDRFYVISDRSRARAKPAAWARAVAEAYQCFDADRVIAEVNQGGEMVASVLHHVAPTLPVRQVRATRGKRVRAEPVAALYEQGRVSHLAPLPELEDQMCNFAGHGKSPDRLDALVWAITDLMRTAGDPAIRRL; from the coding sequence ATGACAGCGCAAAGACCGACGACGCGCTCAGACAGGACCTGGCGCGCCGCCTGGCTCGCATCGCAGCCGCAGAAAGAGATTGATGCTTTCCTGAGCGAGTTGAGCCCCCGGGAGCTCAGTTTTTTGGCTCACGATTGGCGCTTTTGGGCAAGGGCGAGCCAATGGCCACCATGCGGTGACTGGACCACCTGGCTGATCCTTGGCGGACGCGGCGCGGGCAAGACCCGGGCGGGCGCTGAATGGATTGCAGGGCAGGTAAGAGCAGCACGCGCCGGACATATTGCCCTAGTCGGCGAGAGTTACGCAGATGCGCGCGAAGTCATGGTTGAAGGCACGTCGGGTTTGCGCGCGCTGGGGCCGGATCACACAAAGCCGCGCTATGAAGCAACGCGCCGCCGTGTGCTTTGGCCAAACGGCGCAGTGGCCAGCCTACATTCTGCGAGTGATCCAGAAGGTCTTCGAGGTCCGCAATTTGATGCCGCCTGGAGCGATGAAGCAGGCAAATGGCCGGATGCGGAAGCCGCCTGGTCCATGCTGCAGTTTGGTCTGCGGTTGGGTGAAAGCCCACGTCAGGTGGTGACGTCAACACCGCGGGCGGTGCCGCTGATCAGGAGTCTATTGGCTGACAAAAATGTCGCTGTGACACGGGCCACGACCTATGACAATCGCGCAAACCTTGCAGATGCGTTTTTCTCGACGGTGATCAAGACCTATGAGGGAACCCGGCTTGGTCGTCAGGAGCTAAACGGCGAATTGCTGGAAGATGATCCCGACGCCTTATGGACACGAACGCTTATTGAGCGCTGCCGCAAAACCTGCGCGCCCGACTTCGAACGGGTGGTGATCGGTGTCGATCCGCCGGCAAGCTCTGGCGACGGGGCGGATGAGTGCGGCATCGTGGTGGCGGGGCTTGGGGGCGATGATCGCTTCTATGTGATTTCAGACCGCTCGCGCGCCCGTGCCAAACCAGCAGCCTGGGCAAGGGCCGTCGCGGAGGCGTATCAGTGTTTTGACGCAGACCGTGTCATCGCCGAAGTGAATCAGGGTGGTGAGATGGTTGCGAGCGTGCTTCACCACGTGGCGCCGACATTGCCGGTGCGCCAGGTCCGTGCGACGCGGGGCAAGAGAGTGCGCGCTGAACCAGTGGCAGCCCTCTATGAACAGGGTAGGGTCTCGCATCTTGCACCACTGCCGGAGCTTGAAGACCAGATGTGCAATTTCGCTGGCCACGGCAAAAGCCCGGACAGATTGGACGCCCTTGTTTGGGCCATAACAGATCTCATGCGAACCGCGGGTGACCCCGCTATTCGACGCTTGTAA
- a CDS encoding ABC transporter substrate-binding protein (Derived by automated computational analysis using gene prediction method: Protein Homology.): MDRNILIGAGAVIVVLALLVFSLYVPGSAPSGDVANAPGLRPISFVTDWKAQAEHGGFYQALANGYYAEEGLDVTIRPGGPGINVPQLLASGSVDFGMGSNSFIPLNIVAADAGAKAVMASFQKDPQVLITHPRDDVKTLEDMRGMPIMVSDATISAFWVWLRSRFGFTDDQIRKYTFNLAPFLVDERAIQQGYLSSEPYSIEKEAGFSPQVFLLSDHGYPGYATFILANTSMIDQEPELVQAFVDATIKGWVSFLYGDASPATALILADNPDMSEDVVLQAIEKLKEYGIADSGDALTLGIGAMSEDRWLNFFTVMSENGVYDPALDWRQAYTLQFVNKGVGLDLKEQLTAE, encoded by the coding sequence ATGGATCGCAATATCCTGATCGGCGCCGGTGCCGTCATTGTCGTTTTAGCGCTGTTGGTTTTTTCTCTCTATGTGCCGGGCAGCGCACCATCAGGTGATGTTGCAAACGCACCTGGTCTCCGCCCCATCAGTTTTGTCACCGACTGGAAGGCACAAGCGGAGCATGGCGGCTTCTATCAGGCGCTCGCCAATGGCTATTACGCAGAAGAGGGTCTCGACGTCACCATTCGCCCCGGTGGGCCTGGCATCAATGTGCCGCAGCTGCTTGCATCGGGCAGTGTCGACTTCGGCATGGGGTCGAACAGTTTTATTCCCTTGAACATTGTTGCCGCCGACGCGGGCGCAAAGGCGGTGATGGCCTCCTTCCAGAAAGACCCGCAGGTGCTCATCACCCACCCCCGTGATGATGTGAAAACACTGGAAGACATGCGCGGCATGCCCATCATGGTGTCCGACGCCACGATCAGCGCCTTCTGGGTGTGGCTGCGGTCCCGCTTCGGCTTCACTGATGATCAGATCCGCAAATACACGTTCAATCTGGCACCCTTCCTGGTGGATGAACGTGCGATCCAGCAGGGGTACCTCTCGTCAGAACCCTACTCGATTGAAAAAGAGGCCGGGTTCAGCCCTCAAGTCTTCCTTCTGTCTGATCATGGCTATCCGGGATATGCCACGTTCATTCTCGCGAACACCTCCATGATCGATCAGGAGCCGGAACTGGTTCAGGCGTTTGTGGATGCCACCATCAAGGGGTGGGTCTCCTTCCTTTATGGAGACGCCTCACCTGCAACGGCGCTCATTCTCGCCGACAACCCAGACATGAGCGAAGACGTAGTCCTACAGGCCATTGAGAAGCTCAAAGAATATGGCATTGCCGATTCAGGAGATGCGCTCACGCTTGGCATCGGCGCCATGTCGGAAGACCGGTGGCTTAACTTCTTTACAGTCATGTCGGAGAACGGGGTCTATGACCCGGCGCTTGATTGGCGGCAGGCCTACACACTTCAATTCGTGAACAAGGGCGTGGGTCTTGATCTCAAAGAGCAACTGACAGCTGAATGA
- a CDS encoding phage portal protein (Derived by automated computational analysis using gene prediction method: Protein Homology. GO_component: GO:0044423 - virion component [Evidence IEA]; GO_function: GO:0005198 - structural molecule activity [Evidence IEA]; GO_process: GO:0019068 - virion assembly [Evidence IEA]), translated as MNAVTQQKPVGLWSRLFSRAPATKASATGALIALSSLGRPVWTPRDYDRLAREGYEQNAVAFRCVRMIAEAAASVPWLLRDGDQTLSEHPLLTLLTRPNPAESGTDLLEAWYGHLQVAGNAYLEAVSVGDDVRELYALRPDRMKVVPGTRGWPEGYEYEVNGRTVMFRDEPTKPILHMKAFHPTDDHYGLSPLEAAAKAVDIHNAAGAWNKSLLDNAARPSGALVYKGVGGDGALTDDQFARLKRELEDNYAGSANAGRPLLLEGGLDWQQMGLGPRDLDFNEAKNAAAREIALAFGVPPMLLGIPGDNTFSNYKEANLVFWRQTIVPLVRKSATALTHWLGPRFGPALHLDIDLDTVPALAAERESVWARVKDADFLSDDEKRRTVGLSARGTV; from the coding sequence ATGAATGCAGTGACGCAGCAAAAGCCGGTGGGCCTTTGGTCCAGGCTCTTCTCTCGGGCCCCGGCTACAAAGGCAAGCGCGACTGGCGCGCTGATCGCGCTGAGTTCCTTGGGGCGACCGGTCTGGACGCCCCGCGATTATGACCGTCTGGCACGCGAAGGCTATGAACAAAATGCAGTGGCCTTCAGATGTGTGCGTATGATTGCGGAAGCCGCCGCGAGTGTGCCCTGGCTGCTGCGCGACGGCGATCAAACTTTGAGCGAGCATCCATTGCTCACGCTTTTGACACGGCCCAATCCCGCTGAGAGTGGCACAGACCTTCTGGAGGCCTGGTATGGGCATCTGCAGGTGGCGGGGAACGCCTATCTGGAAGCGGTGAGTGTCGGCGACGACGTGCGCGAACTCTACGCGCTCCGCCCGGATCGCATGAAAGTGGTGCCCGGCACACGGGGCTGGCCGGAAGGCTATGAGTATGAGGTGAACGGACGGACGGTAATGTTCCGGGACGAACCCACAAAACCCATTCTGCACATGAAGGCCTTCCACCCGACCGATGATCACTACGGTCTCTCTCCGCTTGAAGCCGCTGCAAAAGCCGTCGACATTCACAATGCGGCTGGAGCCTGGAACAAATCTCTGCTCGACAATGCGGCCCGTCCCTCTGGTGCGCTTGTCTATAAAGGGGTGGGTGGCGATGGCGCGCTCACCGATGATCAGTTCGCGCGGTTGAAGCGAGAGCTGGAAGACAATTATGCAGGCTCGGCGAATGCGGGGCGTCCGCTCTTGCTTGAAGGCGGGCTCGACTGGCAGCAGATGGGGCTCGGTCCCCGCGATCTTGACTTTAACGAAGCGAAGAATGCGGCGGCGCGCGAAATTGCATTGGCGTTCGGCGTGCCACCCATGTTGCTCGGCATTCCCGGCGACAACACATTTTCAAATTACAAAGAAGCCAATCTGGTTTTCTGGCGTCAGACCATTGTGCCGCTGGTGCGTAAGTCAGCAACCGCATTGACCCACTGGTTGGGCCCCCGTTTTGGGCCAGCGCTGCATCTCGATATTGACCTTGATACGGTCCCGGCCCTTGCTGCTGAACGAGAAAGCGTCTGGGCGCGGGTGAAAGACGCAGACTTCCTGAGCGATGACGAAAAACGCCGGACGGTGGGTTTAAGTGCGCGGGGGACAGTTTGA
- a CDS encoding hypothetical protein (Derived by automated computational analysis using gene prediction method: GeneMarkS-2+.) encodes MPDDASPETEELKPVDWGHIAQAYQADEKLANVAKVYGLTVQKIVAHAQREGWPLRYERQQATKLKRSPGSTDPATLRKRLTALVERQIAEIEGRLADAAASRDHERDARTLSNLTRTLDKLIELKRAAALERAEAKRIREEESGNDSAKTDDALRQDLARRLARIAAAERD; translated from the coding sequence ATGCCTGATGACGCATCGCCCGAGACGGAAGAACTTAAGCCCGTTGACTGGGGGCACATTGCGCAGGCCTATCAGGCAGATGAGAAACTTGCGAATGTCGCAAAAGTTTACGGACTGACCGTCCAAAAGATTGTCGCGCATGCCCAGCGTGAAGGCTGGCCGCTGCGATATGAAAGGCAGCAGGCAACCAAGCTGAAGCGATCGCCAGGGAGCACCGACCCAGCGACTTTGCGCAAGCGCCTGACGGCACTCGTTGAGAGACAGATTGCAGAGATTGAAGGACGTCTGGCAGATGCAGCGGCAAGTCGCGACCATGAAAGAGATGCAAGAACACTTTCGAACCTGACCCGAACGCTAGACAAGTTGATTGAGTTGAAAAGAGCCGCCGCACTTGAGCGGGCGGAAGCCAAACGGATAAGAGAAGAAGAAAGCGGCAATGACAGCGCAAAGACCGACGACGCGCTCAGACAGGACCTGGCGCGCCGCCTGGCTCGCATCGCAGCCGCAGAAAGAGATTGA
- a CDS encoding PBP1A family penicillin-binding protein (Derived by automated computational analysis using gene prediction method: Protein Homology. GO_function: GO:0008658 - penicillin binding [Evidence IEA]), with protein MRDDEENQELPQKGTRSRPFLWRAFGVLVFIGSVLFGTLILDTLPKMQRQLLGPLGPDALALTVLDRDGDEIANRGGRYAPIVPLNKMPDYLVLAVLSTEDRRFYEHFGFDVFGIGRAIVANLSAGGVVQGGSTITQQLAKNLYLGSERTFWRKAQEAVITVWLEYAYTKDEILTLYLNRIYMGAGAYGFEAASQHYFDKSVRDVNLAEAALLAGLIKAPSRFAPTNDLSRAQRRAEIVLSTLVENGVLTEGETFAARVTPATIIKRVPRQGSQYFVDWIAAEVAEILPGMTGQLIIETTLDPVQQAAGELAIADAITERAASLPEDVDEPPAQGALVSMDPDGALRAMVGGRDYLESQFNRTFQAERQPGSAFKPFVYLAALETGLTPESRVSDRPINVNGWKPQNNGRFRGNVSLLTSMKYSINTVAVRLSEQVGRLEVIEAAERLGITSPLASHPSIALGTEEVTLLDLTSSYAVFANGGFRAKPYGIRRILNPDGDILFEQQSLATRVVAPGAARSMNYLLYQVILSGTGSNAAIGGRPAAGKTGTSQDGRDIWFVGYTADQVAGVWFGHDNASPMFNAEGGGLSATTWASFMKSVHEGMPIADLAGGKPAPVRRARRRATDTEPVIAAPPQPELHRFYVSLSNLFREAHRKQVNPGPGFRRGGETLSR; from the coding sequence GTGCGAGACGACGAAGAAAATCAAGAGCTGCCCCAAAAAGGCACCCGATCGCGCCCTTTCCTTTGGCGCGCCTTTGGTGTGCTGGTCTTTATTGGCAGTGTCCTGTTCGGCACCCTGATCCTGGACACACTGCCTAAAATGCAGCGGCAGCTCCTCGGCCCCCTGGGGCCGGACGCGCTCGCGCTCACCGTCCTTGACCGGGATGGCGATGAGATTGCCAATCGCGGTGGGCGCTATGCCCCGATCGTCCCGCTCAACAAAATGCCGGACTATCTGGTGCTTGCGGTGCTCAGCACGGAAGACCGTCGTTTCTATGAGCATTTCGGATTTGATGTCTTTGGCATTGGCCGGGCTATTGTTGCCAATCTGAGTGCCGGGGGTGTGGTGCAAGGTGGTTCAACCATCACCCAGCAACTTGCCAAAAACCTCTATCTCGGATCTGAGCGCACGTTTTGGCGCAAGGCCCAGGAAGCGGTGATCACCGTCTGGCTTGAATATGCCTACACGAAAGATGAAATCCTCACTCTCTACCTCAACCGGATTTATATGGGTGCCGGAGCCTATGGCTTTGAAGCAGCCTCACAGCATTATTTTGACAAGTCCGTTCGTGACGTGAACCTCGCGGAAGCAGCTCTGCTTGCCGGGCTGATCAAGGCGCCGTCGCGGTTTGCGCCTACCAATGATCTCTCCCGCGCCCAACGGCGCGCAGAGATCGTGCTCAGCACCTTGGTTGAGAACGGTGTTCTGACAGAGGGCGAAACCTTCGCAGCCCGCGTCACACCTGCAACCATTATCAAACGGGTACCGCGTCAAGGATCGCAATATTTTGTGGACTGGATCGCTGCAGAAGTCGCTGAGATCCTGCCCGGCATGACGGGCCAACTCATCATCGAAACAACACTCGACCCAGTGCAACAAGCCGCTGGCGAGCTTGCCATTGCAGATGCGATCACTGAGCGCGCGGCAAGCCTTCCGGAAGATGTGGATGAGCCGCCAGCACAAGGTGCGCTCGTCTCTATGGACCCGGATGGGGCGCTCCGCGCTATGGTCGGGGGCCGGGACTATCTCGAGAGCCAGTTCAACCGCACCTTCCAGGCAGAACGGCAACCGGGCTCCGCGTTCAAACCGTTTGTCTATCTTGCTGCTTTGGAGACCGGGCTTACACCTGAATCCCGGGTGAGTGACCGCCCCATCAATGTGAATGGGTGGAAGCCTCAGAATAATGGGCGATTCCGGGGGAATGTCAGTCTCCTCACATCGATGAAATATTCAATCAATACGGTTGCGGTGCGCCTCTCAGAACAGGTCGGGCGCCTGGAGGTGATCGAAGCAGCTGAACGCCTTGGCATCACATCGCCGCTTGCGTCTCACCCTTCCATTGCGCTCGGCACAGAAGAAGTGACGCTGCTTGACCTCACTTCTTCTTATGCTGTGTTTGCGAATGGGGGCTTTAGAGCGAAGCCCTATGGCATCAGACGCATTCTTAATCCTGACGGCGATATTCTGTTTGAACAGCAATCCCTTGCCACGCGTGTGGTGGCACCGGGTGCCGCGCGCTCGATGAACTATCTGCTCTATCAGGTCATCCTCTCAGGCACCGGGTCAAACGCCGCCATTGGCGGACGTCCCGCCGCAGGTAAGACCGGCACCAGCCAGGATGGGCGCGATATCTGGTTCGTCGGCTATACGGCGGACCAGGTCGCTGGTGTCTGGTTTGGCCATGACAATGCGTCGCCCATGTTCAATGCGGAAGGTGGGGGCCTCAGCGCCACCACCTGGGCATCTTTCATGAAGTCGGTGCATGAGGGCATGCCAATCGCAGATCTTGCAGGCGGCAAACCCGCTCCTGTTCGTCGTGCCCGGCGCCGGGCCACTGATACGGAGCCCGTGATCGCAGCGCCGCCACAACCAGAACTTCACCGCTTTTACGTTTCCCTGTCGAACCTGTTTCGCGAAGCACACCGGAAACAGGTAAACCCAGGACCTGGATTTCGCCGCGGTGGCGAGACGTTATCGCGTTAA
- a CDS encoding DUF1254 domain-containing protein (Derived by automated computational analysis using gene prediction method: Protein Homology.), translating to MKSWPYLLAATLILGGIIHIVTILAFPSFVMDRLISGIEEQVGLGVVAHAPRASAESRTVVRPSPDLIYTICAFDVSEMPLHISAPVPKDTYFSLSMFADNTDNFFVVNDQQLSKETVEVILVKNEDQVEGLGGAPIVVAPSLRGVVLFRTLIQSEERFEELNVNRLEATCEVM from the coding sequence ATGAAGTCCTGGCCCTATCTTCTCGCTGCCACGCTCATCCTTGGCGGCATCATCCACATCGTAACGATCCTCGCTTTCCCGAGCTTCGTGATGGACCGTCTAATCTCTGGCATTGAAGAACAGGTTGGCCTGGGTGTTGTCGCCCATGCTCCGCGTGCCAGTGCTGAAAGCCGCACTGTGGTTCGGCCAAGCCCCGACCTCATCTACACGATCTGCGCTTTCGATGTGTCGGAGATGCCGCTGCACATTTCCGCGCCGGTTCCCAAGGACACCTACTTTTCGCTCTCCATGTTTGCTGACAATACAGACAATTTCTTTGTGGTGAATGACCAGCAATTGTCTAAAGAGACGGTGGAAGTGATCCTGGTGAAAAACGAGGATCAAGTTGAGGGACTTGGCGGCGCACCCATCGTCGTTGCGCCGTCCCTTCGGGGGGTGGTGCTCTTCCGCACGCTCATTCAATCTGAAGAGCGGTTTGAGGAGCTGAACGTCAACCGCCTCGAGGCCACCTGCGAGGTGATGTAG
- a CDS encoding hypothetical protein (Derived by automated computational analysis using gene prediction method: GeneMarkS-2+.), with amino-acid sequence MDEERAPGRWHLDKRVPIALIVAILIQTAGALTWAGAASERINHLEREVISDDDMGERTARLEVQAAYMRAALTRIEDKLDRAIAKE; translated from the coding sequence ATGGACGAAGAGAGAGCGCCTGGGCGCTGGCATCTGGACAAGCGTGTGCCCATTGCCCTTATTGTCGCGATCCTCATTCAAACCGCCGGAGCGCTGACCTGGGCGGGGGCGGCATCAGAACGCATCAATCACCTGGAACGCGAGGTGATCAGCGATGACGATATGGGCGAGCGTACAGCACGTCTGGAAGTGCAGGCAGCCTATATGCGCGCCGCGCTCACCCGTATTGAAGACAAGCTCGATCGTGCGATTGCCAAAGAATAA